A region of Nocardioides alkalitolerans DNA encodes the following proteins:
- a CDS encoding MFS transporter — translation MTLADARPDPVSSRPPGSPWARPYGAVTAGAFGLSFLFAFEALAVATVMPAVARELDGLALYPVAFAAPLAAAVVALVVAGPLADRHGPSPVLHGGLVVFATGVVLAGVAWSMPVFLLGRLVHGAGGGVIGVALYVVVAEAYPAALRPRVFAVLTAAWVLPAVVGPGIAALVADTVGWRWVFLAVPVLAVGALALVRQADLARPRREEAPGPEPRRVLLALGAALGVVAASVGGQRGVVGWPLLVLAGLALSVATGARLLPRGAWTGGRGLPAVLGTRAVVGVTFHLAEVYLPLLLTLGRGLSLVAAGAVLTTGAVTWCLGAVLASRWRRLADEEQRVRLGAALVALGAGGAVLAGTSAVPLAVPVVGWAVAGLGIGMAYSTLSVLALACATDGEAGATSSALQLNDHLVISAVLALGGVAFAGFASGAPVLGATLLVAAAAAVGMLAQVPARRLRAPGATA, via the coding sequence GTGACCCTCGCCGATGCCCGTCCCGACCCCGTCTCGTCCCGTCCGCCCGGCTCGCCCTGGGCGCGCCCGTACGGCGCCGTGACCGCCGGCGCCTTCGGGCTGTCCTTCCTCTTCGCCTTCGAGGCGCTCGCGGTCGCCACGGTGATGCCGGCGGTGGCACGCGAGCTGGACGGCCTGGCGCTCTACCCGGTGGCCTTCGCGGCCCCGCTCGCGGCTGCGGTCGTCGCCCTGGTCGTGGCTGGTCCGCTGGCCGACCGGCACGGCCCGTCGCCGGTGCTGCACGGCGGGCTCGTGGTCTTCGCGACCGGAGTGGTCCTGGCCGGCGTCGCGTGGTCGATGCCCGTCTTCCTGCTCGGTCGCCTCGTCCACGGTGCGGGCGGCGGCGTCATCGGCGTCGCGCTCTACGTCGTGGTCGCCGAGGCCTACCCCGCTGCGTTGCGTCCGCGGGTGTTCGCCGTGCTGACCGCGGCCTGGGTGCTGCCGGCCGTGGTCGGGCCCGGGATCGCCGCCCTGGTGGCCGACACGGTGGGCTGGCGATGGGTGTTCCTGGCGGTGCCGGTCCTGGCGGTGGGCGCGCTCGCGCTCGTGCGCCAGGCGGACCTCGCCCGGCCGCGCCGCGAGGAGGCCCCGGGCCCGGAGCCGCGACGCGTGCTGCTGGCCCTGGGGGCTGCGCTCGGCGTGGTCGCGGCGAGTGTCGGCGGGCAGCGCGGCGTCGTGGGTTGGCCGCTGCTCGTGCTGGCGGGGCTGGCGCTCAGCGTGGCGACCGGGGCGCGGCTGCTGCCGCGCGGCGCGTGGACCGGCGGGCGGGGGTTGCCCGCCGTGCTCGGCACCCGGGCCGTGGTGGGGGTGACCTTCCACCTGGCCGAGGTCTACCTGCCGCTGCTGCTCACGCTCGGCCGTGGGCTGTCGCTCGTCGCGGCCGGTGCCGTGCTGACGACCGGCGCCGTCACGTGGTGCCTCGGTGCGGTCCTGGCCTCGCGGTGGCGACGCCTGGCCGACGAGGAGCAGCGGGTGCGCCTCGGCGCCGCGCTCGTCGCGCTGGGTGCCGGGGGAGCGGTGCTCGCCGGGACGTCGGCCGTCCCCCTCGCGGTGCCCGTCGTCGGGTGGGCGGTGGCGGGACTGGGGATCGGGATGGCGTACTCGACCCTGTCGGTGCTCGCCCTCGCGTGTGCTACGGACGGCGAGGCCGGGGCGACCTCGTCCGCCCTCCAGCTCAACGACCACCTGGTCATCAGTGCCGTGCTCGCCCTCGGGGGCGTCGCGTTCGCGGGCTTCGCCTCCGGGGCCCCGGTGCTGGGGGCCACGCTGCTCGTCGCCGCGGCGGCCGCCGTGGGGATGCTGGCCCAGGTCCCGGCTCGGCGCCTCCGCGCACCCGGCGCGACCGCATGA
- a CDS encoding MerR family transcriptional regulator produces MRIGELAARADVSVRSLRYYEEQGLLTSSRSASGQRHYTEEDVERVRFLQRMYAAGLSSRAIAEVLPCMETPTTQTAATAFERLVAERDRIDGHIAELVATRDALERLIEHNRTHRAALEAAAPSST; encoded by the coding sequence GTGAGGATCGGGGAGCTGGCGGCGCGAGCGGACGTGAGCGTGCGCTCGCTGCGCTACTACGAGGAGCAGGGGCTGCTCACCAGCAGCCGGAGCGCGAGCGGGCAGCGGCACTACACCGAGGAGGACGTCGAGCGCGTGCGCTTCCTCCAGCGCATGTACGCCGCGGGCCTCTCCAGCCGCGCCATCGCCGAGGTCCTCCCCTGCATGGAGACCCCGACGACGCAGACCGCCGCGACGGCCTTCGAGCGCCTCGTGGCGGAGCGCGACCGGATCGACGGGCACATCGCCGAGCTGGTCGCGACGCGCGACGCGCTCGAGCGGCTGATCGAGCACAACCGCACCCATCGCGCGGCGCTCGAGGCGGCGGCCCCCAGCAGCACCTGA
- a CDS encoding alkene reductase, producing MTSLFDTHQLGRLTLPNRVVMAPMTRVRAAAGGLATPSMATYYAQRASAGLIVSEGVQPNVVGQSNPGTPGLHTDEQVASWRPVTEAVHTAGGRIFAQIMHGGRVSHHATTGLQPVGPSAVALGADVFTPTGPAPAPEPRALTTAEVPEQARSYAEAAARAVDAGFDGVELHGANGYLIAQFLSSNANVRTDAYGGSVTNRIRFAVEAVEATVDAIGADRVGIRISPDAGIWNVRETEVEELYGALLAALAPLGLAYLHLEATAAEDVLLGLRRAWPGTLVVNPVSPTSPQRAERAAADRWLGLGADLISFGRAYIANPDLVERLRHDLPLAADDTATYYAGGDRGYVTYPTHEATPVG from the coding sequence ATGACCTCCTTGTTCGACACCCACCAGCTCGGCCGCCTCACCCTGCCCAACCGCGTCGTGATGGCGCCCATGACCCGCGTCCGTGCCGCCGCCGGCGGGCTCGCGACGCCCTCGATGGCGACCTACTACGCCCAGCGCGCCAGCGCCGGCCTCATCGTGAGCGAGGGCGTGCAGCCCAACGTCGTGGGCCAGTCCAACCCCGGCACGCCGGGTCTGCACACCGACGAGCAGGTCGCGTCGTGGCGCCCCGTCACGGAGGCGGTGCACACCGCCGGCGGCCGCATCTTCGCGCAGATCATGCACGGCGGTCGCGTCTCCCACCACGCCACCACCGGCCTCCAGCCCGTCGGGCCCTCCGCCGTCGCGCTCGGCGCCGACGTGTTCACCCCGACCGGCCCGGCCCCGGCTCCCGAGCCCCGCGCGCTCACCACCGCGGAGGTGCCCGAGCAGGCGCGCTCGTACGCCGAGGCCGCCGCGCGCGCCGTCGACGCGGGCTTCGACGGGGTCGAGCTCCACGGCGCGAACGGTTACCTCATCGCCCAGTTCCTGTCCTCCAACGCCAACGTGCGCACCGACGCCTACGGCGGCTCCGTCACCAACCGCATCCGCTTCGCCGTGGAGGCCGTCGAGGCGACGGTCGACGCGATCGGGGCCGACCGTGTCGGCATCCGCATCTCGCCCGACGCGGGCATCTGGAACGTGCGGGAGACCGAGGTCGAGGAGCTGTACGGCGCACTGTTGGCCGCGCTCGCACCGCTGGGCCTCGCCTACCTCCACCTCGAGGCGACCGCCGCGGAGGACGTGCTCCTCGGTCTGCGCCGCGCCTGGCCGGGCACACTCGTGGTCAACCCGGTGTCGCCGACGAGCCCGCAGCGCGCCGAGCGCGCGGCGGCCGACCGCTGGCTGGGGCTGGGGGCGGACCTCATCAGCTTCGGGCGGGCCTACATCGCCAACCCCGACCTCGTCGAGCGGCTGCGCCACGACCTGCCGCTGGCGGCGGACGACACGGCGACCTACTACGCCGGCGGCGACCGGGGCTACGTCACCTACCCGACCCACGAGGCCACGCCCGTCGGCTGA
- a CDS encoding alpha/beta fold hydrolase: protein MQPRLIPVREPKRPTAAVLVLHGGGSRPGSPMVSPTQLSVLRMKPVARRVARRVPDAATYRLLNSHRGWDPSRTPVEDVRWALGELRERWGDLPVALVGHSLGGRAALLAGSAPAVRCVVALNPWVLAEDRTDLRGRQVLVVHGDEDRIAPIARARALADRIARTTDVAFEVVEGGKHAMLRHGGRFERRAAEFVAECLRS from the coding sequence GTGCAACCCCGCCTGATCCCCGTCCGCGAACCCAAGCGCCCGACCGCCGCCGTGCTGGTGCTGCACGGCGGCGGTTCGCGTCCGGGCAGCCCCATGGTCAGCCCCACCCAGCTGTCGGTGCTGCGCATGAAGCCCGTCGCGCGCCGCGTCGCCCGTCGGGTGCCGGACGCCGCGACGTACCGGCTCCTCAACTCCCACCGCGGCTGGGACCCGAGCCGTACGCCGGTGGAGGACGTCCGGTGGGCGCTCGGGGAGCTGCGGGAGCGGTGGGGCGACCTGCCGGTCGCGCTGGTCGGTCACTCGCTCGGCGGTCGGGCCGCCCTGCTCGCCGGGTCCGCACCCGCGGTGCGCTGCGTGGTGGCCCTCAACCCGTGGGTGCTCGCCGAGGACCGCACCGACCTGCGGGGGCGGCAGGTGCTCGTGGTGCACGGCGACGAGGACCGGATCGCGCCGATCGCCCGGGCGCGCGCCCTGGCCGACCGGATCGCGCGCACGACCGACGTGGCGTTCGAGGTGGTGGAGGGCGGCAAGCACGCGATGCTGCGGCACGGCGGGCGGTTCGAGCGCCGTGCGGCGGAGTTCGTGGCGGAGTGCCTCCGGAGCTGA
- a CDS encoding glycine betaine ABC transporter substrate-binding protein produces MTRTHHRTQHRTQQRTRHRTVRRLAAGTAALVATGALLSGCALGTAGGYVPTGKLTGDLTDFDGALDGAEITVGSKNFNENVILGKMAIILLRSAGAEVTDLTNIPGSAAARQAQTDGQIDAMWEYTGTGWITYLGEAEPIPDEQEQYEAVRDADLEQNQLVWLPPAPMNNTYAFAMNPEVTERLGIESMSQIADLPVEERTFCVESEFTNRPDGLPGMLETYGIPLDQPDGTPESNLRTYQTGAIYDATARGECNFGEVFTTDGRILALDLTVLEDDQEYFPKYNVSLVLREETAEEHPEIEELMAPVTEELTDEVLLELNARVDVDGEEPAEVAYQWLEEQGFVEGE; encoded by the coding sequence GTGACCCGCACGCACCACCGCACCCAGCACCGCACCCAGCAACGCACCCGGCACCGCACCGTCCGCCGGCTCGCCGCCGGCACCGCCGCCCTCGTCGCGACCGGGGCCCTGCTCTCCGGCTGCGCACTCGGCACGGCGGGCGGCTACGTGCCCACCGGGAAGCTCACCGGCGACCTGACCGACTTCGACGGCGCGCTCGACGGTGCCGAGATCACCGTCGGGTCGAAGAACTTCAACGAGAACGTGATCCTCGGGAAGATGGCGATCATCCTCCTGCGGTCCGCCGGGGCGGAGGTCACGGACCTCACCAACATCCCCGGCAGCGCGGCCGCCCGCCAGGCCCAGACCGACGGCCAGATCGACGCGATGTGGGAGTACACCGGCACCGGCTGGATCACCTACCTCGGCGAGGCGGAACCGATCCCGGACGAGCAGGAGCAGTACGAGGCGGTGCGGGACGCCGACCTCGAGCAGAACCAGCTCGTGTGGCTGCCGCCGGCTCCCATGAACAACACCTACGCGTTCGCCATGAACCCCGAGGTCACCGAGCGGCTGGGCATCGAGTCGATGTCGCAGATCGCCGACCTGCCGGTCGAGGAGCGCACGTTCTGCGTGGAGTCGGAGTTCACCAACCGCCCCGACGGCCTGCCGGGGATGCTGGAGACCTACGGCATCCCGCTCGACCAGCCCGACGGGACGCCCGAGTCCAACCTGCGCACGTACCAGACGGGCGCGATCTACGACGCGACCGCGCGCGGGGAGTGCAACTTCGGCGAGGTCTTCACCACCGACGGTCGGATCCTGGCGCTCGACCTCACCGTCCTCGAGGACGACCAGGAGTACTTCCCCAAGTACAACGTCTCCCTCGTGCTGCGCGAGGAGACCGCCGAGGAGCACCCCGAGATCGAGGAGCTGATGGCGCCCGTGACGGAGGAGCTGACCGACGAGGTGCTGTTGGAGCTCAACGCGCGGGTCGACGTCGACGGCGAGGAGCCGGCCGAGGTCGCCTACCAGTGGCTCGAGGAGCAGGGGTTCGTGGAGGGCGAGTGA
- a CDS encoding ABC transporter permease: MSAETLEPTAGPPEEQRRGPDEGTDAADRRARGWLARKSVSRETVTMLVVPPVLVALAFIGFLVWRQTAELDSVEANQLKWSTLSRLLVDHLQLTVVAAVIVVVVSLPLGIALTRGRVKRAAPLVVGIANAGQAAPSVGLIVLLFLWLGGGFWTAIIGLSLYGILPVLRNTITGIQAVDPTLVEAARGVGMTSTETLRKIELPLAVPVIMAGIRTSLVLIAGTASLACFIDAGGLGEVLQTGISLFRFSLMITGALLIALLALLIEWIGRLLELAYRPKGV; the protein is encoded by the coding sequence GTGAGCGCGGAGACGCTGGAACCGACGGCGGGGCCGCCCGAGGAGCAGCGGCGCGGGCCCGACGAGGGAACGGACGCCGCCGATCGCCGCGCGCGCGGCTGGCTCGCGCGCAAGAGCGTCAGCCGGGAGACGGTGACGATGCTCGTCGTCCCGCCCGTGCTCGTCGCGCTGGCCTTCATCGGCTTCCTCGTCTGGCGCCAGACCGCCGAGCTCGACTCGGTCGAGGCCAACCAGCTGAAGTGGAGCACGCTGTCGCGGCTGCTCGTCGACCACCTGCAGCTGACGGTCGTCGCGGCGGTCATCGTCGTCGTGGTGTCGCTCCCCCTCGGCATCGCGCTCACGCGTGGCCGGGTCAAGCGTGCCGCGCCGCTCGTCGTCGGCATCGCCAACGCGGGTCAGGCGGCGCCGTCGGTGGGCCTCATCGTGCTGCTCTTCCTGTGGCTCGGCGGTGGCTTCTGGACGGCGATCATCGGCCTGAGCCTCTACGGGATCCTCCCGGTGCTCCGCAACACGATCACGGGCATCCAGGCCGTCGACCCCACGCTGGTCGAGGCCGCGCGGGGTGTCGGCATGACCTCGACGGAGACGCTCCGCAAGATCGAGCTGCCCCTCGCCGTACCGGTGATCATGGCCGGGATCCGCACGTCCCTCGTGCTCATCGCGGGCACCGCGTCGCTGGCCTGCTTCATCGACGCCGGCGGCCTGGGCGAGGTGCTCCAGACCGGGATCTCGCTGTTCCGCTTCTCCCTGATGATCACCGGTGCGCTGCTGATCGCGCTGCTCGCCCTGCTCATCGAGTGGATCGGGCGGCTGCTCGAGCTCGCCTACCGACCGAAGGGGGTCTGA
- a CDS encoding ABC transporter ATP-binding protein, with translation MTTQDTTASPQPRDEGDDRAGRRISGVEIELTDVVKKYPGQKAPAVQSLSLTVPAGEVVMFIGPSGCGKTTSLKMINRLIEPTSGTITIGGEDIRGRDADELRRTIGYVIQGGSLFPHMTVADNIAVVPKLLKWSKQKIADRTEELLDLVGLDPAKYRDRYPRELSGGQQQRVGVARGLAADPPVVLMDEPFGAVDPITRQRLQDEMLSIQRELGKTIVCVTHDIDEAIKLGDRILIFSEGAHIEQYDTPENVLAAPANDFVADFVGAGSTLKQLSLSRVNELRLGEWTTARQGDDAADAVRRAEAARQDCVVVLDERGRPVAWPWLRTLRRQQRIDVPRRDELVTLDRRATLNDALDTMLSSSHAAAIVTGDRDEYLGVVDFESVTQHIRAQEAAATEAAEAAGAAGAQEPRP, from the coding sequence ATGACGACCCAGGACACGACCGCCAGCCCCCAGCCCCGCGACGAGGGCGACGACCGCGCCGGGCGTCGCATCAGCGGCGTCGAGATCGAGCTGACCGACGTCGTCAAGAAGTACCCCGGCCAGAAGGCGCCCGCCGTCCAGAGCCTGTCGCTGACCGTGCCGGCCGGGGAGGTCGTCATGTTCATCGGCCCCTCGGGCTGCGGCAAGACGACGTCGCTGAAGATGATCAACCGCCTCATCGAGCCGACCTCCGGCACGATCACGATCGGCGGCGAGGACATCCGCGGCCGCGACGCCGACGAGCTGCGCCGCACGATCGGCTACGTCATCCAGGGCGGCAGCCTCTTCCCCCACATGACCGTCGCGGACAACATCGCCGTCGTCCCGAAGCTGCTCAAGTGGTCCAAGCAGAAGATCGCCGACCGCACGGAGGAGCTGCTCGACCTCGTCGGGCTCGACCCGGCCAAGTACCGCGACCGCTACCCCCGCGAGCTCTCCGGCGGCCAGCAGCAGCGCGTCGGCGTGGCCCGCGGCCTGGCCGCCGACCCGCCGGTCGTGCTCATGGACGAGCCGTTCGGCGCCGTCGACCCCATCACGCGGCAGCGACTCCAGGACGAGATGCTGAGCATCCAGCGCGAGCTCGGCAAGACCATCGTGTGCGTCACCCACGACATCGACGAGGCCATCAAGCTCGGCGACCGCATCCTGATCTTCTCCGAGGGCGCGCACATCGAGCAGTACGACACCCCCGAGAACGTGCTCGCCGCCCCCGCCAACGACTTCGTGGCCGACTTCGTCGGCGCGGGCTCGACCCTCAAGCAGCTCAGCCTGTCCCGCGTCAACGAGCTGCGGCTGGGCGAGTGGACGACCGCCCGGCAGGGCGACGACGCCGCCGACGCCGTACGACGCGCCGAGGCCGCCCGCCAGGACTGCGTCGTCGTGCTGGACGAGCGCGGACGCCCGGTCGCGTGGCCCTGGCTGCGCACCCTGCGGCGCCAGCAGCGCATCGACGTGCCGCGTCGCGACGAGCTCGTCACGCTCGACCGCCGCGCGACGCTCAACGACGCGCTCGACACGATGCTCAGCTCCTCCCACGCCGCCGCGATCGTGACGGGCGACCGTGACGAGTACCTCGGCGTCGTCGACTTCGAGTCGGTGACGCAGCACATCCGCGCCCAGGAGGCCGCCGCCACGGAGGCGGCCGAGGCCGCTGGGGCCGCTGGGGCCCAGGAGCCGCGGCCGTGA
- a CDS encoding ABC transporter permease subunit translates to MDDFIAERRRQIAFDMLQHANLVFQCVLVATIIAIALAVLINRFRALEPVANAVSAVGLTLPSFALVGLLLPLSGLGTTTAFLCVVFYAVLPVLRNAVVGLAGVDQTLLESARGMGMGPVGVLLTVQIPLAWPVILAGVRTSMQMSMGIAAIAAYVLGPGLGSYIWTGLVQTGGANALNYAVVGTVGIVIVALVADLLLLALGRLTISKGVRVA, encoded by the coding sequence GTGGACGACTTCATCGCGGAGCGGCGACGACAGATCGCCTTCGACATGCTCCAACACGCCAACCTGGTCTTCCAGTGCGTGCTCGTCGCGACCATCATCGCGATCGCACTGGCGGTCCTCATCAACCGCTTCCGGGCCCTGGAACCCGTCGCCAACGCCGTCTCGGCCGTCGGCCTCACGCTGCCGTCGTTCGCCCTGGTCGGCCTGCTCCTGCCCCTGTCGGGCCTCGGCACCACGACGGCCTTCCTCTGCGTCGTGTTCTACGCCGTGCTCCCGGTCCTGCGGAACGCCGTGGTCGGGCTCGCGGGTGTCGACCAGACCCTGCTGGAGTCGGCCCGCGGCATGGGCATGGGCCCGGTCGGCGTGCTGCTCACGGTGCAGATCCCGCTCGCCTGGCCGGTGATCCTGGCCGGCGTGCGCACCTCGATGCAGATGTCGATGGGCATCGCCGCGATCGCGGCCTACGTGCTCGGGCCCGGCCTCGGCTCCTACATCTGGACCGGTCTCGTGCAGACCGGCGGCGCCAACGCCCTCAACTACGCCGTCGTCGGCACGGTCGGCATCGTCATCGTCGCCCTCGTGGCCGACCTCCTGCTCCTCGCGCTCGGGCGCCTCACCATCTCGAAGGGAGTCCGCGTCGCATGA
- a CDS encoding maleylpyruvate isomerase family mycothiol-dependent enzyme: protein MAGDADAAREWREAYERVSGLVATTQLRDPGALERAVPATPDWRARDLVAHMIGVGSDTLGDAVDEEHGEAWTQRHVEARRDRTVPELLEEWSDLAPRIEEHVATADPGPLGDVVIHEQDLRGALGAPGGRASGGLAMVREEMAGTFAKALDGRGPVRLEATDEDWTWQSADGDPAVVLRAPGYDVARALTSRRTEEQLRSYVTAGDVTPFLDDFAGLGPLPAQPLPE from the coding sequence ATGGCGGGAGACGCGGACGCGGCACGGGAGTGGCGCGAGGCCTACGAGCGGGTGAGCGGGCTCGTCGCCACGACCCAGCTGCGGGACCCCGGAGCGCTGGAGCGCGCGGTGCCGGCCACGCCCGACTGGCGGGCGCGGGACCTGGTGGCGCACATGATCGGCGTCGGCAGCGACACCCTCGGTGACGCCGTCGACGAGGAGCACGGCGAGGCCTGGACGCAGCGGCACGTGGAGGCGCGGCGCGACCGCACGGTGCCCGAGCTGCTGGAGGAGTGGAGCGACCTCGCCCCGCGGATCGAGGAGCACGTGGCGACCGCGGACCCCGGGCCGCTCGGTGACGTCGTCATCCACGAGCAGGACCTCCGCGGCGCGCTCGGCGCGCCCGGTGGTCGCGCCTCGGGCGGGCTGGCGATGGTGCGCGAGGAGATGGCCGGGACGTTCGCCAAGGCGCTGGACGGACGGGGCCCGGTGCGCCTCGAGGCAACGGACGAGGACTGGACGTGGCAGTCGGCGGACGGCGATCCCGCGGTCGTGCTGCGGGCGCCGGGCTACGACGTCGCCCGAGCGCTCACGTCGCGCCGCACCGAGGAGCAGCTGCGGTCCTACGTCACGGCCGGTGACGTGACGCCGTTCCTCGACGACTTCGCCGGCCTCGGTCCGCTGCCCGCGCAGCCCCTGCCCGAGTGA
- a CDS encoding mycothione reductase — MSAHYDVVVLGAGSGNTVIDDRFSHLRVAIVERGPFGGTCVNRGCIPSKMYVHAADLLTGAARGPALGVRTAARAADQAAWERLRGRITSRIDAVAESGEEYRRGLDFVDVLTGTGRFTGPGALEVEDAGGGVTAITADQVVIATGSRPVVPDLPGLHDVPHVTSDTVMRLEELPRRMVVLGGGYVGCELAHVFAALGVEVVQVESEDLLLSAQDADVAELVTRAARDRWDVRTGARLERAELLDDGSARLELDDGTHLETDLVLVAIGRQTNADLLDLDRAGVPVDDDGRVVVDEHQRAADGVWALGDASSSPPLKHVANQDARVVQHNLLHPDDLVISDHRHVPQAVFTEPQVASVGLTEAAAREQGIDLAVGRKDVADTAYGWALQTDPDDDDPAGPGGFAKVLVDRRTGLLVGAHVVGPMAATLIQPLIQAISSDVPVRGLARGQYWIHPAPTELVEGALLAAEEELGG, encoded by the coding sequence GTGAGCGCCCACTACGACGTCGTCGTCCTCGGCGCCGGTTCCGGCAACACGGTGATCGACGACCGCTTCTCCCACCTGCGCGTGGCCATCGTCGAGCGCGGTCCCTTCGGGGGCACCTGCGTCAACCGGGGCTGCATCCCGTCGAAGATGTACGTGCACGCCGCCGATCTGCTGACCGGCGCGGCGCGGGGCCCCGCCCTCGGCGTACGCACCGCGGCTCGAGCCGCCGACCAGGCGGCGTGGGAGCGGCTGCGCGGCCGCATCACCTCCCGCATCGATGCGGTGGCGGAGAGCGGTGAGGAGTACCGGCGGGGGCTCGACTTCGTCGACGTCCTCACCGGGACGGGACGTTTCACGGGTCCGGGCGCGCTCGAGGTCGAGGACGCCGGTGGAGGCGTCACCGCGATCACGGCCGACCAGGTCGTCATCGCGACCGGCAGCCGACCGGTGGTGCCCGACCTGCCGGGCCTCCACGACGTCCCGCACGTCACGAGCGACACCGTCATGCGGCTGGAGGAGCTGCCGCGGCGGATGGTGGTGCTCGGTGGCGGGTACGTCGGCTGCGAGCTCGCCCACGTCTTCGCCGCGCTGGGGGTGGAGGTCGTGCAGGTCGAGAGCGAGGACCTGCTGCTGTCCGCGCAGGATGCCGACGTCGCCGAGCTGGTGACGCGCGCGGCCCGGGACCGCTGGGACGTGCGCACCGGGGCGCGGCTCGAGCGCGCAGAGCTCCTGGACGACGGCTCCGCCCGTCTCGAGCTCGACGACGGCACCCACCTCGAGACCGATCTCGTGCTCGTCGCCATCGGCCGGCAGACCAACGCCGACCTCCTCGACCTCGACCGCGCCGGGGTGCCCGTGGACGACGACGGTCGCGTGGTCGTGGACGAGCACCAGCGCGCCGCGGACGGCGTCTGGGCCCTGGGTGACGCGAGCAGCTCGCCGCCGCTCAAGCACGTGGCCAACCAGGACGCGCGGGTCGTGCAGCACAACCTGCTCCACCCCGACGACCTGGTGATCAGCGACCACCGCCACGTCCCGCAGGCCGTCTTCACCGAGCCGCAGGTCGCCTCGGTCGGGCTCACCGAGGCGGCGGCCCGCGAGCAGGGGATCGACCTGGCCGTCGGGCGCAAGGACGTCGCGGACACGGCCTACGGCTGGGCCCTGCAGACCGATCCGGACGACGACGACCCGGCCGGCCCCGGCGGCTTCGCGAAGGTGCTCGTCGACCGCCGCACCGGGCTGCTCGTCGGGGCGCACGTCGTGGGGCCGATGGCGGCGACGCTGATCCAGCCGCTCATCCAGGCCATCAGCAGCGACGTACCGGTGCGGGGGCTGGCGCGGGGGCAGTACTGGATCCACCCCGCACCCACCGAGCTCGTCGAGGGCGCGCTGCTGGCGGCGGAGGAGGAGCTGGGCGGGTGA